One Ktedonobacteraceae bacterium genomic region harbors:
- a CDS encoding transposase — protein MQKKKRTHYTGEFKAKVVKELLKEEKTVGQLAAEYGVHTNMLYRWRDQVLAGLPSLFSEQAAQELAEKEAHWQQEREGLYAEIGRLTTQLTWLEKKSRQVRQ, from the coding sequence GAATTCAAAGCGAAAGTCGTCAAGGAGCTGCTCAAAGAGGAAAAGACAGTCGGGCAATTGGCGGCAGAATATGGAGTCCATACCAATATGCTCTATCGCTGGCGAGACCAAGTGTTAGCTGGCTTGCCAAGCTTGTTTAGCGAACAAGCAGCTCAGGAGCTCGCTGAGAAAGAAGCCCACTGGCAGCAAGAGCGCGAAGGCTTATATGCCGAGATTGGACGCTTAACCACGCAGTTGACGTGGTTGGAAAAAAAATCTCGCCAAGTGCGTCAGTAG